The Streptomyces capitiformicae genome contains the following window.
GCCCATGCCGCCGGTGTTGGGGCCCTCGTCGCCGTCGAGGGCGCGCTTGAAGTCCTGGGCGGGCTGGAGCGGGAGGACGGTCTCGCCGTCGGTGATCGCGAAGAGGGAGACCTCGGGGCCGTCCAGGAACTCCTCGATGACGACCCGGCCGCAGGCGAGCGCGTGCTCACGGGCCTTGGCGAGGTCCGGCGTCACGACGACGCCCTTGCCGGCCGCCAGCCCGTCGTCCTTCACGACGTACGGGGCGCCGAACGCGTCCAGGGCCTCGTCGATCTCCTCAGGGGTCGTACACACGTACGAGCGCGCGGTGGGCACGCCCGCTCCGGCCATGACCTCCTTGGCGAAGGCCTTGGACCCCTCCAGCTGCGCGGCCTCCCCGGACGGCCCGAACACCGGGATGCCCGCCTCACGCACGGCGTCGGCGACGCCTGCGACCAGCGGGGCCTCCGGGCCCACGACCACCAGGTCGGCTTCCAGCCGGGTGGCCAGCGCGGCCACGGCGGCGCCGTCCAGCGCGTCGACCGAGTGCAGCTCGGCCACCTCCGCGATGCCCGCGTTGCCGGGCGCGCAGTGGAGCGCGGAGACGTCGGAGTCGAGGGACAGGGAACGGCACAGCGCGTGCTCACGAGCACCGCTACCAATGACGAGGACCTTCACGGGGCCAGCCTAACCGGCGGGACGGGGTGGCTTTGTGCGGGCTTCCGAGGAGTGGGACGGCGGGGATTTGTGGGATCGCACGAAAGACGGCGTGAGGGGGAGGGTGTGAGGGGGAGACGGAGACGTGCGAGAGGGAGGGCCTCCGGGAGTAAGAGAGGGCCTCCGGGAGTAAGAGGGGTGGGCGCCGTCGTCCGCTACTCGATCGCGCCCGGTACTCGTCCGCCTCGCCTACTCGTCCGCCCCCCGCCTACTCGTCCGCCCCGCTACTCGTTCGCGATCTCCTCCACCACGGTCGCACCCAGTTCACGCACGATCAGTTCGTGGCCGGAGAGGGCCGACTCGTCGAGGTCGGGGTCGTCGTCCTCGGGGGTGTCGTCCTCGGGGGAGACGGGTGGGGGCTCGGGGGCCCGGGGCGGGGCCGGCGCGGCCATGGGCGGGGGTGCCGCAGCGGACTGGGGCGCAGCCGGTGCCATAGACGCCGGGCGGGGTGCCGGAGCCGATGGCTGGGGCTGGGCGGGAGGCGAGGCCGGGGCCGGGGAACCGCCGTAACCGCCGCCGCCTGCGCCTCCGTAGCCGGCGCCCCCACCGCCGCCGTATCCGCCTCCGCCGCCGTGGCCACCGATGGCCGGGGCCGGAGCCCCGTACCCGCCGGGGGTGCCCGAGGGGGGAGCCGAGCCGCCGCCCGACGTGTCGACGATCGCGTCGATCTTCCAGTGCACGTTGAACTGCTCGGCCAGCGCCGCCCGCAGTACGTCCTCACTGCCGCTGCTCGCGAAGTTGTCGCGCGCGCCCGCGTTGACGAAGCCGATCTGCAGGGTCGTGCCGTCGAAACCGGCCACATGGGCGTTCTGGCTGAGCAGGATCCAGGTGAACCGGCGACGGTTCTTCACCGCCTCCAGGACGTTCGGCCACAACACACGCGGGTCGAGTCCACCGGGGGCGGGGGTGTGGGCGGCGGGGGCGGACGACGACGCCGGAGGACCGGGCTGGGCGGCGTGCGCGGCCGGGGCCGCCGGCGCGGAGGTGCCCGGGCCGCCGGGCGCGGATCCACCACCGGCGGGCGCGGCCGTCGGCCATCCGCCGGGGCGCCGACCACTGCCGGCGGCAGCCGTGGTGGGCCAGGAGCCAGGGGCGGCGGGAGGAGCAGAGGCCGAAGTGTCGGCGTTGGGGCTGGTCTGCGCGGGTGTGGGCGCGGGCGCGGCGGCAGGGGCCACCGGAGGCGCGTCGTGCGAACCGGCCCCGGGTGGAGCCGCCCCGGCGGGGCCGGCCTCTTCGCCACCGGCGCCCCCGGCACCGTACGCATCCGGACCCGGCGCGTATCCGCCACCGGCACCCGGCGTCCCCGCGGCCGGAGCCCCAGGCGCTCCCGGACCTCCGGCTCCACGGACCGCGGCCCGAGCCGCCGCGGGCCCGCCCCCCGGCGGAACAGCCATTCCCGTGGGAGCAGCCGCTCCCCCATGTGCCCCGTGGGCGTCAGGCGCGGGCATGTACCCCATCGCGGGCGCGGCCCCGCCCCCGGAGAAGTTCACCCCCCGCTCCAGGCGGTCCAGGCGGGCCATGACGGACCGCTCGTCGCCGTAGGTCGCGGGCAGGAGGACGCGCGCGCAGATCAGTTCGAGCTGGAGGCGGGGCGAATTGGCCCCCCGCATCTCCGTCAGCCCCTCGTTGACGAGGTCGGCGGCCCGGCTGAGCTCGGCGGCACCGAAGACGCCGGCCTGTGCCTGCATACGCTCGACGACGTCGGCGGGCGCGTCGAACAGCCCCTTCTCGACGGCGTCGGGCACCGCGGCGAGGATCACGAGGTCCCGTAGCCGCTCCAGCAGATCGGCGACGAACCGCCGCGGGTCGTTGCCGCCCTCGATGACCCGGTCCACGACCTCGAAGGCCGCGGCCCCGTCGCCGGCGGCGAAGGCCTCGACGACGGAGTCGAGCAACGACCCGTCCGTATAACCGAGCAGGGACGTGGCCATGGCATACGTCACACCGTCCGAGGTCGCGCCGGCCAGCAGCTGGTCCATGACGGACATCGAGTCACGCACGGAGCCGGCCCCGGCGCGCACGACCAGCGGCAGAACTCCCTCCTCGACGGGGATGTTCTCCTTGCCGCAGACCTCGCCCAGATAGTCGCGAAGCGTGCCGGGCGGCACGAGCCGGAACGGATAATGATGTGTACGCGACCGAATGGTCCCGATGACTTTCTCGGGCTCCGTCGTCGCGAAGATGAACTTGAGGTGCTCCGGCGGCTCCTCGACGACCTTCAGCAGGGCGTTGAACCCGGCCGACGTGACCATGTGGGCCTCGTCGATGATGTAGATCTTGTACCGACTGCCCGCAGGCCCGAAGAAGGCCTTCTCCCGCAGCTCACGGGCGTCGTCCACAC
Protein-coding sequences here:
- the purD gene encoding phosphoribosylamine--glycine ligase; translation: MKVLVIGSGAREHALCRSLSLDSDVSALHCAPGNAGIAEVAELHSVDALDGAAVAALATRLEADLVVVGPEAPLVAGVADAVREAGIPVFGPSGEAAQLEGSKAFAKEVMAGAGVPTARSYVCTTPEEIDEALDAFGAPYVVKDDGLAAGKGVVVTPDLAKAREHALACGRVVIEEFLDGPEVSLFAITDGETVLPLQPAQDFKRALDGDEGPNTGGMGAYSPLPWADPKLVDEVLRTVLQPTVDEMRRRGTPFSGLLYAGLAITSRGVRVIEFNARFGDPETQVVLARLKTPLAGVLLAAANGTLADLEPLRWSDDAAVTVVVASHNYPGTPRTGDPITGLDEVAAVDAPHAYVLHAGTKRDGDDIVSAGGRVLSVTATGKDLTQARDRAYTAVARINLDGSQHRTDIAAKAAAGA
- a CDS encoding DNA polymerase III subunit gamma and tau, producing MSSLALYRRYRPESFAEVIGQEHVTDPLQQALRNNRVNHAYLFSGPRGCGKTTSARILARCLNCEQGPTPTPCGECQSCQDLARNGPGSIDVIEIDAASHGGVDDARELREKAFFGPAGSRYKIYIIDEAHMVTSAGFNALLKVVEEPPEHLKFIFATTEPEKVIGTIRSRTHHYPFRLVPPGTLRDYLGEVCGKENIPVEEGVLPLVVRAGAGSVRDSMSVMDQLLAGATSDGVTYAMATSLLGYTDGSLLDSVVEAFAAGDGAAAFEVVDRVIEGGNDPRRFVADLLERLRDLVILAAVPDAVEKGLFDAPADVVERMQAQAGVFGAAELSRAADLVNEGLTEMRGANSPRLQLELICARVLLPATYGDERSVMARLDRLERGVNFSGGGAAPAMGYMPAPDAHGAHGGAAAPTGMAVPPGGGPAAARAAVRGAGGPGAPGAPAAGTPGAGGGYAPGPDAYGAGGAGGEEAGPAGAAPPGAGSHDAPPVAPAAAPAPTPAQTSPNADTSASAPPAAPGSWPTTAAAGSGRRPGGWPTAAPAGGGSAPGGPGTSAPAAPAAHAAQPGPPASSSAPAAHTPAPGGLDPRVLWPNVLEAVKNRRRFTWILLSQNAHVAGFDGTTLQIGFVNAGARDNFASSGSEDVLRAALAEQFNVHWKIDAIVDTSGGGSAPPSGTPGGYGAPAPAIGGHGGGGGYGGGGGAGYGGAGGGGYGGSPAPASPPAQPQPSAPAPRPASMAPAAPQSAAAPPPMAAPAPPRAPEPPPVSPEDDTPEDDDPDLDESALSGHELIVRELGATVVEEIANE